A region of the Pricia mediterranea genome:
TCTTTATAACGGGTCGTACGGCCTCGCTCTGAAAAAATTCCGATTTTAGGCGTTCCCCGATCGTTTCGAAAAGCCAATTTCTGTTTTGCTGTTTGCGTTTTTCTTTGAAATGGCCCGTTTTCCTGGTTTGTTCGATGTAGGTTCGGATCATCTCCCATACCGCTTCGATACCGGTATTCTCGGTGGCGGAACAGGTCATCGTTTTCGGGGTCCATCCGTTTGGTTTGGGGGGATAGAGATGAAGTGCCTTTTTAAATTCCTTGGCGGCTGCCTCCGCCCTTTTGATATTATCTCCGTCCGCCTTATTGATCACTATCGCATCGGCCATTTCGACAATGCCCCTTTTAATGCCCTGCAGCTCATCGCCCGCGCCGGACAGTTTTAGCAATAGGAAAAAATCCACCATCCCGTGAACTGCCGTTTCGCTCTGCCCGACCCCTACGGTCTCTATAAGCACGATGTTATAGCCCGCTGCCTCGCAGAGGAGGGTGGACTCCCGGGTTTTGCGTGCCACCCCGCCCAGAAGTTCCCCTGAGGGCGAGGGCCGGATAAAGGCGCGCGGATTTTTTACCAGGGCTTCCATTCTGGTCTTGTCCCCCATAATACTGCCCTTGCTCTGGCTGCTGGTCGGGTCCACCGCCAATACTGCCACCCGGTTTCCCTGCTCGGTGAGAAGTCCCCCCAGCGTTTCGATAAACGTACTTTTCCCCACCCCGGGCACCCCGGTAATACCAATGCGGATACTCTCTTTTTTTTGGGATAGGCATTTTTGGAGGACGTTATTAGCTATTTGGTGATGGTCGTCCCGGTTGCTTTCGATTAAAGTTATGGCCTTGCCCAAAGCTGCGGTATCTCCTTTTAGGATGCCTTCCACCAAGTCGTCTGCTGAAGGGGAAGGCTGTTTTTTGCCTTGCCCTTTAGGTGTTCGCTTTCCCCGAATATGGTTGTCCGTTTCCAATTTTAGTTCATCTTAAAAAACCCACCTCCTCAGGGGGTGGTTAGCCCGATTTGAGCAATTTCTTTACTCTTTTATCGCTACTTTTCGAATGCCTTTTCCCACATCTTGCAGTTTAATCCCCAAGCGCCCGGCACTTCGCTGCGTGTGCCTGTGAATCAAAAATCACACTCAGCACCTCACATGTCGTACCTTCGACCCAGCTCCTTCAGCTACAAACTTTTCTCTTCGCACTTCGCACTTCACACTTGGCACCTAACAATTGGTGCCTCCCCAACTCCCCGGACTACAAACCTTTTCACCTCCACTTCAAACGACCGCCTCCGCAACGTACACCCGCATCAAACCACACCACCACCCCGCAAAGCATCACACCGCAGCCCCAATAATTTTTACTTAATACTAAGTACTAAGTACTCAATACCCATTATCCCACGCTCACAAATTACGGAATACTTTCTCCTTTTTGCCCACATCATCCTTTTCACATAATTTTAATAGTCGATTTTAGCTTTTTCAAGGGTACGGAACTATCTTCGGAAAGATTCCAAAAAACACTAAAAATTCTAAACGATGAAAACAATTTTTAAGACCAAAGCCACAAATACGGGTGGTAGGG
Encoded here:
- the meaB gene encoding methylmalonyl Co-A mutase-associated GTPase MeaB, with the translated sequence METDNHIRGKRTPKGQGKKQPSPSADDLVEGILKGDTAALGKAITLIESNRDDHHQIANNVLQKCLSQKKESIRIGITGVPGVGKSTFIETLGGLLTEQGNRVAVLAVDPTSSQSKGSIMGDKTRMEALVKNPRAFIRPSPSGELLGGVARKTRESTLLCEAAGYNIVLIETVGVGQSETAVHGMVDFFLLLKLSGAGDELQGIKRGIVEMADAIVINKADGDNIKRAEAAAKEFKKALHLYPPKPNGWTPKTMTCSATENTGIEAVWEMIRTYIEQTRKTGHFKEKRKQQNRNWLFETIGERLKSEFFQSEAVRPVIKKFEAQVMAGTLWPFQAAEQLIGRFKNKS